A region of the Parasteatoda tepidariorum isolate YZ-2023 chromosome 7, CAS_Ptep_4.0, whole genome shotgun sequence genome:
ctttgctttaaatttaacgcactcgtatttcttttttcttttttttaagtttcttttctgAAAGAGCTTTGAAAAACATCCTGAAGTAGAAAGTTTGACACTCtccattttaattattcttgaaaGTCTGTgaaattcaatgaatttaaggaacaagttaattattaatcaagTTATTAACAGGGTTGATAGACTATATCTTTTTAACGTTTTATggttatttccctttttttccaacattaacactttagttttttttttttaaatagcgtttactcagtttttttttatttatcttaaatatttctaactatCTTAATATATGATTATCTTTATtgtctttaatatatttattacagttttttctCTCCCTCCACCTCATACCTATAACATAGCTAAGTTTcgattattttacaataataactcAACTGATTtacatataaaactatttatacttatttatgtatgtataaaaaatcattcacaatatttatttatgatttttaaaaaaaaatgttgctattCGGCCCATTATTTTGACCGAATATTCAGTATTCGGCCTAATCACTATTCGTCACATCCCTACTTGTAATATTCattgtattttcattattatagaatataaattaaatatatgaacaTGTAATAACTGGACAATAATTTGCAAGAGCtacagtttaaatttatcaaaatttaaaattgcataaatcagtttattatttaacattttctactctaaacaaaatattgaacattttaataaaatattataacacaccactggtgaatgttgacaatcacatagtcgctttggtaaatgtccgaaatatatacaaGGTCAAGTTAAGTGCCACTACCTGGTATGCATTTACCTGGAATGCCcgacatcaatgtttttttaaggtctaGTGCCACTGCTCAATTTGCATTTAACTGCTACTCCGAACAGTGATGTTTCTCTTAacctatcctcagcagatattaaaatattgaatgaatataatattatcaatgtataaattattataaaatcggatgtaacaaatatttctgacattcaccaaagcaattatgtgattgttgacattcaatTGTGAAAGTAgacattttcttgattttggTCATTCTCggtaacacacacacacatatatatagaatgttttcaatattaattataaatatatattcatttattttttcttcagttgtaaaaataatgtgGATAGTAATCAAGGTATAAAAACACAATTTGAATTGTTAAGTTAGAAACAGCTGTTTCAATGTTGTCATAGCATTACCACAAtcgaaaatgaataattttacattatcacTCAGTCAACATTGCATcaaactattaaatttcaatttagataaaaactaaactctaatgttaaatatgttgcattaatgtttaaaatgtaatattttttttataaatattttaagtttatgctTTTTATATGCGCCAATCGaggtttttgaaatgaaaactggtttttatatatttttttttttgtagaattttatttatttattttcaataaactaaaataaaatgcttttttaaaataaaagtaagattaacaaaaaatatttagtttaatgttttattatctattatacatcttatataatgtattaattgtaattattgatttctaaagaatgttttaacattttctcgTATATcacattagaaattatatagggctgtgacaaaaattaaaatcctttaaatCAATTTACATTCAACTTACATATTATgagtaagttttgtttttttcatgtcTGATTCCCTGAAAGCTGcgctaaaatgttttatttcataaagaagatattttaaaatagtcaaattaagttaataatacAGTCAAATCTCAATGACACTAACTttgataatgtaaattttttgatatcgcacaaaaatatttaaattttttgtccatTTGCTGTGcagataatagaaaaaaaacctcTTTTAGCCGAATGCATTCTTGGTAACccttaatttcacaaaatatttttgatcacaaaaaaaaaaaaaaaaaNaaaaaaaaaaaaaaaaaaaaaaaaaaaaaaaaaaaaaaaaaaataataataaataaataaatactttttcccctaatttttgaagaatttgaaATCTTCTATTGACTTATATATTAACTGgtatatacataataaatttcttaaaaatacaaaaagaaaactttctcaCCTCAAAAgcaatcatttgtttcttttcttcaggcaataactaaaaataattttaaataaatttagtaaattataaaatttatgctaGACTACGTTCTATATCAAAACTGCTTATTTTCTAggcagaaaacaaaaattacatgcACAATTTTTCGAGTACTTACCTCTCTAGTATTCTTTATAATACACTggaatatctaaaaaattaagaaaaagacaactattaaaatttgaagtttgatttaactgttttatatttttttaaaaattactacacTTATGGTTTTGGTTATGAACTTGTGATCTGTGCTTCGTATAAAGTGCTTCGTATAAGCAGATCAAAATTTATggctcttattttttttaaggctcTTTTGTCATAAGAAACAATGCCTTTTAGCCTATaatgtgctatttttataactgtttggTAACAAACAATTTTTGGTTTTGGTTAGGTTTactcctattttttttcttttctctgttCGGGTAATAAAAATggagcaaaattttattattaagtttcatttttctttttatgtgaaaagtgtttaagatatttttttttttgacatttattttaagatctattttttttttttaacaaaaagtctCTTTATCACTGCAttgttttaatcaatatattgctaaaatttatacaatgattttaatgaatttcattctataagtaaaaattttaactcattagcaatttttaaaaaaaaaatttataattttgagtgcttaaaatttttttcaggaattaaGTTCAGTCAATTCTTTTCAGGAACATAGTGTGGTATAGAATTAAagctttgctttaaatttaaggCACTcgtatttcttttcctttctttctatcttttttttttttttaaagtttcttttttgaaaaagctttgaaaaacaTCCTAAAGTAGAAAGTTTGACCTTctccattttaataattcttgagGGTCtgtgaaattaaatgaatttaaggaacaagttaattattaatcaagTTATTTACAGGCTTGATAGACAATATCTTTTAAAcgttttatggttaatttttatttcctcagaaaatatttttagcattaaagttttgttttaaggattaaaaagaaatttcttctatttccctttttttccaactttaccactttagttttttttttaatagcacttactcagttttttttttatttatcttaaatatttctaatgatCTTAATATCtgattatctttattttcttaaatatatttattgtagtttttttcccttcacaTTGTACCAATAACATAGCTAAGTTTTAATTACTTGACAATAATAATTGAACTGATTtacatataaaactatttatattttatctatgtaaaaaaaattattcacaatatttattaatgatttaaaattttttttttttttgctatttggcCCATTATTTTGGCTGGGTATTCCGCCTAATCACTATTCGTTACATCCCTACTTCTAATATTCattgtattttcattattacagaatataaattaaatatatgggcatgtaaaatttaaatatatggaCATTagtattagaattaaatatatggacatgttgtttaaatttatcaaaatttaaatgaattacataaattagtttattatttaacattatctaatctaaacaaaatattgaacattataataaaatattataccacaCACACAAACAAGCACACACGCACATATGTATATCTACGCAGTGGATCCCCAGTTTTACGTTGTCTGATTCGATAATCAGGGTATActcttaaaaagcttttaattcttccttttttctttggttttaaataaaaactgcttTACATTGTCACAACATATTCCTAAATTAACTGATaccaaatttacatttttcgaGAACTTATTACATTGTCCTTGTAATGGGCTGAGGTTTGATTCTCAATGGTGACTTGACGCCTAATCAGCTTCAGATCGATAGGTATGACCTTTCCTGGGAAGTAAAGGTGGCCTGTGCCCATTACGCTAATCACACTGTTGGTCACACAATTGTGGAACCTTAACATCCATGACCACAATGGACTGTTGCAGGAGTGATTTGCTTTCAATCTCTTCTAAAGACCCCTTTActtcttttaaacaaatctcTCTGAATTAGAACACCTCTGTTTTTAAGATTTGGTacattttactaataattaaagGAATTAATGCATTCAATTTACCTTGATTGGGATATCGGGTGAAGGAAAAAGAGGCTCATACTTTGAGCATCTTAAAGCTTGTTCTGGTAATAGTTCTTTTTGGCACAATTCAAGAGCTAGAATTacctgcaaatttgaaaaagaatgtaGCTGGTATTAGTTACATAACAAAATCAAAACCCAAATTatggaaactaattttaaatacagtattctttcgatatctcaaagttgaagggaTGCTAAAACAATTTCGAGATAACAATCTCAGaactaaatatattctaaaaagtggaaaaatatagtttaaaatattactctaaaaagtagagCCATGCATAAGGAATGACTACtaataaatatgcatgtaaTGATAGTTGGCTGTAAGTTTAAATAGAAcaaggataattttattttcaaaagtaagacaaaaataattatgcattaaatagaaaagatttGGTTTAACAATGAActtacattgtgatttttccgaaaaaattcattttctatttcaaaaaaaattctgcgtaacaaggttttgagaagaaacccttcgacataggaatttaaattaacatcaGGTGGATATGTAATGCCgaggggaaaaatatttttttgacaatacAAGGTTTTCAACACATCAAGAGTATActgtattaaaatagtttttctctaTCAACTCTGCTTTTAGAGATTcagtacatatttttgaaattcattaccCCTTTgagttaaaagttattcagttgTAGAGTATGTAGAAAATgacaattctgaaaaaaatttcaaagtaaggCTAATAAGGAAAAACCAGTCTTTGAACCTTTCAATAGCAGAGCTGAGAAATAAGAaccattttaaaaagctttaatagTGGAGCTGATAGgtaaaaaccattttctaaaaaacttcatttgtagAGCTGATAGGTAAAAaccattcttaaaaaatttccatactaAAGCTGAGAATTAAGGCCCATTCTGAAAACATGTGAGTAGTAGAgctgataattaaaaatcattcatagaATACTTCATCAGTAGAACTGATACGTAAAAGCcattctcaaaaaatttatgtaatagaactgattgataaaaaaataaataaaaatgaatctattttaaaagttgtaaattaaaaagtttcttaatacaaattaaaaattacctgTGGTGGCATTTTCTTTTCACACATGGTAAACTTTTCACAGAGAATAGGATCCTTACCTATtattgaaacaaacaaaatgttttattgtttttttagatTTGTATGTGCacgaaaatgatataaattattgaatattttaattttataaccctTGTTGCAGCTATCAATATTCAATtctatagccttgtaattttgaacttaatacaaaagaaaaaggaaCTTTTGGATCAATATTCAATATTGGCATTGTAATTGAATCAATATTTGCATAATGATGGAACCAATGTTcgtttaacaatttaattggTCAGCTTGAAAAGGAGATCATATCGATTAGTGTAAATGCAGGTTTCATGACTATGAACTggttttttcattctttctcctttttgatttaatttataacacttTGATTTTGTTACCTATATTCTTTTGTTTGAATGTGCTACAGAGAGTATATAGTCTGTGGCCAAATTATCAGactcactataagattctatgtaaaatccaAATTATAAGATGGAtaatatacagctttattgtttctacgcagctgaaaccggtttacacttgtttacattcgggtatcaattggttaacattgtaatgcaatacgttaaaaataaatacaaatgggaaatatataaaaaatctgaataaaaacccGTTACACGtctgttttaatataaaagtattgcatacgAACTCGtgaaaaacatgtaattattaaaaaaacaccacGTCTgataatttgatataattattagaatatactaatataatacctgatataataaatatattttatatttatataatatgtcgtctaatttatccaatagtctaatttatattatctatcgCCTAATTtgaccaattgatacacgaacgtaaacaagtgcaaaccggtttcagtacAATAAAGCTGtgtagtatcacctgataattaagattttacttagaatcttatagtgcgtctaataatttggccacggTCTGTAGTTATTTCTGACTTATAAACACTACTTTCGCACTCATATAAAGAAGAGAGAGCAAACAATAAACTTGGAACCACTGCATATTTGTTTACTagattttttcccttcaaaatttaattaattcgcGAATTATTCCTTAACtcacgtttttattttattgaagttcTGATAATTTTGATGAAAGCATAAATGGGAAAATTTGGGCTGGAATAAATAAAGCATAGCatattaacattcattttatgttttaacacCGATTATAGTCTTAGTAGCATGccttaaacttttttcatttatgctcATTGTGTATATgctttatttgttgttaaaggGGAAAGTGAATTAAAACCGGGTAGCTTAATTTGGAAGGCCTGTTGAGCTAAACTGTTTAACCCACTAACTGTCAGATTTAATcgagatatttattattttgtcttgTGCAATATATcaactcaggggatagagagttcgccttccaacgTGATGAactgggttcgattcccagcaatggctggttgatactaATTCCGCATTCGGATTGCACCGACCATTGTGCTgttgtgaaatatcctcagtggtagaacggatcatgggttagagtacccttgccgtcagtctaaccgtgggaggttttcgtggctttTCTCTCCATATAACTTAACTGCaggttagttttttaataaaaagtcctccgcgaaggcaaatttctcccaatacttaatccaggagttcccttgtcttctggatcgggtttaaaattactaggttacggagttgaacattagtagttgtaaacccaagaaatcgggtcggcagttcaacgatggttataaagtataaaataaaatatatcattcctgaaaattcattaatgtactacttttttttatgaattaatttatttttctagacTCCAATCCAATCTGctagaaaatagaaattatttccaAACAGTTGAGGTACCCAGTCTTAGTTACCCCTGCtccatttgtaaaaaaaaaaagaaaaaaaaaaagaaataattagaaaaaaaattctgcattttatttctatttacaaAAGCTAGAAATTTCCAAGAATgctaatacttaatttttttatgagcacttgtattgtttattacaataaatcttttcatttttttattaagtgggaaatatctttacttttatgtaagtaataagttttcaattaatatttacaataaatcctttcattttttattaagtggaaaatatctttacttttatgtaagttataagttttcaattcatattttaagcttaaattaaataatttttttcacttactttTTGATATGCAGTTGACTATCGATAGAAGCTCGCCTGGTTTCATGCTTACTAAATGGcactttttcatttgtaaaatatgacttaaaatttctagaactttcttttttagaaactgAGCTTTGCTGTGTATTGAATCTCTAGATAAAGTCTTATGGACTTCGTCTGTTGTAGATAAATGCACATGTTTATCACGagcaaaatgttcttttatgcGTTTTGCAATTTCTTCGtccattttaataccatgaTGTATTCCTTTCGAGATATCTTCATCTGTTTTTATTCCATGATGTATTCCTTTTGATATGCCTTCATCTAATTTAATACCATGATGTATTCCTTTCGATATGTCTTCATCTGTTTTTATTCCATGACGTATTCCTTTTGATATGCCTTCATCAAATTTGATTCCATGATGTATTCCTTTTGATATGTCTTCATCTGTTTTTATTCCATGATGTATTCCTTTTGATACGCCTTCATCTAATTTAATACCATGATGTATTCCTTTTGAAATATCTTCATCTGTTTTTATTCCATGGTGTATTCCTTTTGATATGCCTTCATCAAATTTGATACCATGATGTATTCCTTTTGATATGTCTTCATCTAATTTAATACCATGACGTATTCCTTTTGAAATATCTTCATCTGTTTTTATTCCATGGTTGATTCCTTTGGCGATATCAtgttcttcaaataatttttttgataattctttactgtcaattaaagctttttcttttttgagtgCTTCTTCGGTGTAAATTTTTGTTCCGGGTAAGATTTTTCCCGCTTCTACTTTGGTACccgataaaattgtttttaaagccTCATCGAGAAGTAGTTCATCTTTTCCTTCTTCACTAAAAGGTATTGTTGCATCTTTATGTGCTTGATCTTTTGCTTTCTCGTAGGCATGAGTGCCACCTTGTTTGATGTCTATATCTTTGGCTTCACcaacttttttacctttttctgCGCTTTCTTTGTTTAAGATGCCTTCTGAAGAAAGGCCTTTCTTCGCAAGCGAGGTGTCCAAACTGGCTTTATCAAGCTGTTTGATACCTTTATCTTTGGCTTCATCAATTTTTAGACCCTTCTCTTCTAATGAAAGGTCTTTTTTAATATCCAGATCAGCTTTAGTTTTGTGTAATTCACGCAGAAAAGAATGTGGGTATAGTTCTTCATCGAATTCAGAAGATTCTTTTGTTCCTAAATCATCACCGTAAGCATGAGCCTCTTCGTGTTTTAAAATCTCGTCGAACACAAAATCTTTGTGATGAGTTGCTTTTTCTTCGTGAAAAGTCTTGTGGTTCTTAAATTCCTCTTCACTGGCGAAAGCTTTCTCATCTTTCAGAGAATGTTCTTTTCCTAGAACAATTGGATGTGGGATGTCTTTGGCTTCTACATTTTTCGCTGccaacaatttttctttatttaataaactttccGCTTTTAATCCTTCTAAAGATTTTAGAACATCTAAGTGCTTGCCGTCTTCTAATGCTTTTTCGCCGTGAAAAAGGGTTTTCAAAAAGTCTTCTGACACAGGTTTCCCAAAAGGTGGCACCATAGATTCGGAAGCTTTCAATTCTGTAATGGCTTTGAAAAGCCTAATATCCTCATCTTTCCAGAACGGTTTCACATCTTTGTCTGCTATTTTATCATGTAGATGTTCGTCACTGGAATATAAAACTTCTGGTTTTAGCGACGCGTCTGCCACACCGTGTGGATGCTTTAGAACTTTTGAAAATTCCTCCTTTTTCAAAAACGCATCACCAACTGTACTCTCCAACAGTTTTATGATGTGGATCACTGCAGCTTTCAAATCACCTTCCGCAAGCTCTTCTTTTTCACCCAGCgccattttcaatattttccccAGAAATTCTGGATTTTTCAAAAGCAGTTCCTTTTCTTTCAATGCCAGTCCATCGGAATCGATTGCGTGGACCTCTTCGTGACCTTTCACTTTctctaaaatttccttttcatcaATTGCGCCATGCCTAAAACCTGACGATAAATGTTTACTGACCGGTGAGTCATCCATTAAGGCTTTCAATGTCCCA
Encoded here:
- the LOC107455174 gene encoding uncharacterized protein, translated to MFGKFALLLGLIGRFFAIVDAGDGTLKALMDDSPVSKHLSSGFRHGAIDEKEILEKVKGHEEVHAIDSDGLALKEKELLLKNPEFLGKILKMALGEKEELAEGDLKAAVIHIIKLLESTVGDAFLKKEEFSKVLKHPHGVADASLKPEVLYSSDEHLHDKIADKDVKPFWKDEDIRLFKAITELKASESMVPPFGKPVSEDFLKTLFHGEKALEDGKHLDVLKSLEGLKAESLLNKEKLLAAKNVEAKDIPHPIVLGKEHSLKDEKAFASEEEFKNHKTFHEEKATHHKDFVFDEILKHEEAHAYGDDLGTKESSEFDEELYPHSFLRELHKTKADLDIKKDLSLEEKGLKIDEAKDKGIKQLDKASLDTSLAKKGLSSEGILNKESAEKGKKVGEAKDIDIKQGGTHAYEKAKDQAHKDATIPFSEEGKDELLLDEALKTILSGTKVEAGKILPGTKIYTEEALKKEKALIDSKELSKKLFEEHDIAKGINHGIKTDEDISKGIRHGIKLDEDISKGIHHGIKFDEGISKGIHHGIKTDEDISKGIHHGIKLDEGVSKGIHHGIKTDEDISKGIHHGIKFDEGISKGIRHGIKTDEDISKGIHHGIKLDEGISKGIHHGIKTDEDISKGIHHGIKMDEEIAKRIKEHFARDKHVHLSTTDEVHKTLSRDSIHSKAQFLKKKVLEILSHILQMKKCHLVSMKPGELLSIVNCISKSKDPILCEKFTMCEKKMPPQVILALELCQKELLPEQALRCSKYEPLFPSPDIPIKIFQCIIKNTRELLPEEKKQMIAFEVRKFSFCIFKKFIMYIPVNI